The following coding sequences are from one uncultured Desulfobacter sp. window:
- a CDS encoding putative nucleotidyltransferase substrate binding domain-containing protein: MNIELQEIRSFLANIHPFDLLPEKTLSDLPEKLQTRYFRRGSEIPDTGTLFDHLYLIRTGTVELNTSDGELQARLGENDMFGYRSSHVGGRDKLKAFAMEDTLVYQLRAADLYRICHENVQRHRFFDTSDDVQSRRQRETTSLFSQSDRTQLNLMLTPVRELLRRTPVKLPVTATIDETVKVMRQKRVSSVLIYHEPERRQKKLVGIVTDRDLRNRVIAKDLDLDDRVSEIMTENPVTINSSDFVFKAQLQMVRYNVHHMPVMADNRPAGMITTTDLTRAHTCPTVSIIGDIYKHTDIDRIKEVTAKIPELLVNLIASGAAAMSIGRLITSITDAVTIRLLELAEKRLGPAPVAYAWVAAGSQAREEQIAKTDQDNILILADDYIPKAHSKYFSLLAGHVCDGLNACGYIYCPGDMMATNYDWRQPLKIWKKNFNQWIDRPEPEALMLTSVFFDLRCIYGNRSLFQDLRDHVLGKTRDNQIFLAHMTMNALSHQPPLGFFRNFILIKGGEHDQTFDIKLNGIIPIVDLVRVYALARCSTATNTLDRLDLMKSSNAISTETAGDLHDALEFISNLRIQHQAGQVRAGKKMDNFVSPDTLSHADRNRLKEAFLVIRNMQSVMKYRYQR; the protein is encoded by the coding sequence ATGAATATTGAATTACAGGAAATACGCAGCTTTCTGGCAAACATTCATCCATTTGACCTATTGCCGGAAAAAACGTTGTCCGACTTGCCGGAAAAGCTACAGACACGTTATTTTCGAAGAGGTTCCGAAATACCCGATACCGGAACCCTGTTTGATCACCTTTACCTGATCCGTACCGGAACGGTGGAACTTAATACTTCAGACGGTGAGCTACAGGCCCGCCTCGGTGAAAATGATATGTTTGGATATCGTTCATCCCACGTCGGTGGCCGGGACAAACTCAAAGCATTTGCCATGGAGGACACCCTGGTATATCAGCTCCGCGCTGCTGATCTATACAGGATTTGCCATGAAAATGTCCAGCGCCACAGGTTCTTCGATACCTCCGATGACGTGCAAAGTAGACGGCAGCGTGAAACCACAAGCCTGTTCAGTCAAAGTGATCGGACCCAGCTCAATTTGATGCTTACACCGGTCAGGGAACTGTTGCGCCGCACCCCGGTCAAATTACCGGTTACTGCCACTATAGATGAGACTGTCAAGGTAATGCGCCAAAAGCGTGTCTCTTCAGTCCTGATATACCACGAACCAGAACGCCGCCAAAAAAAACTGGTCGGGATTGTTACCGACCGTGACCTGCGCAACCGGGTTATTGCCAAGGACCTGGATCTTGACGACAGAGTAAGTGAAATCATGACCGAGAACCCGGTTACGATTAACAGCAGCGATTTTGTTTTTAAAGCCCAGCTTCAAATGGTCCGCTACAACGTCCATCATATGCCGGTAATGGCCGACAACCGCCCGGCGGGCATGATTACCACCACGGATCTCACCAGAGCGCACACCTGCCCTACGGTCTCTATTATTGGTGATATCTACAAACACACTGATATTGATAGAATAAAGGAGGTAACGGCAAAGATTCCCGAGCTGCTGGTCAATTTGATTGCCTCCGGAGCAGCAGCCATGAGCATAGGGCGCCTGATTACGTCTATCACAGATGCAGTCACTATCCGCCTGCTTGAGTTGGCAGAAAAAAGGCTGGGGCCTGCTCCCGTGGCCTACGCCTGGGTTGCCGCAGGTTCCCAGGCCCGGGAGGAACAGATAGCCAAGACGGATCAGGATAATATCCTGATCCTGGCGGATGATTACATTCCAAAAGCGCATAGCAAATACTTCAGTCTGCTGGCCGGACATGTCTGTGATGGACTCAACGCCTGTGGCTACATTTACTGTCCCGGCGACATGATGGCAACCAACTATGATTGGCGCCAGCCCCTGAAAATCTGGAAAAAAAATTTCAATCAGTGGATTGACCGGCCTGAGCCCGAAGCCCTGATGCTGACCAGTGTGTTTTTTGATTTACGTTGCATATACGGCAACCGCAGCCTGTTTCAAGACCTGCGTGATCATGTATTAGGTAAGACCCGCGACAATCAAATATTCCTGGCCCATATGACAATGAACGCGCTTTCTCACCAACCACCGCTGGGCTTTTTCCGTAATTTTATATTAATCAAAGGCGGAGAACACGACCAAACATTTGATATCAAGCTCAACGGCATTATCCCCATTGTGGACCTTGTCCGCGTCTACGCCCTTGCCCGGTGCAGCACCGCAACTAATACCCTGGATCGCCTTGATCTGATGAAAAGCAGCAATGCGATCTCTACCGAGACTGCCGGGGATCTGCACGATGCGCTTGAGTTTATCAGCAATCTGCGCATTCAGCACCAGGCAGGGCAGGTCAGGGCCGGCAAGAAAATGGACAACTTTGTGTCACCGGACACCCTTTCTCACGCTGATCGCAACCGCCTTAAAGAAGCATTCCTGGTGATTCGTAACATGCAGTCAGTGATGAAGTATCGATACCAGCGGTAG